The following proteins come from a genomic window of Bos mutus isolate GX-2022 chromosome 21, NWIPB_WYAK_1.1, whole genome shotgun sequence:
- the CRIP2 gene encoding cysteine-rich protein 2 yields MASKCPKCDKTVYFAEKVSSLGKDWHRFCLRCEHCSKTLTPGGHAEHDGKPFCHKPCYATLFGPKGVNIGGAGSYIYEKPSAEKPQVTGPIEVPVARTEERKASGPPKGPSRASSVTTFTGEPNMCPRCNKRVYFAEKVTSLGKDWHRPCLRCERCGKTLTPGGHAEHDGQPYCHKPCYGILFGPKGVNTGAVGSYIYDKDPEGKAQP; encoded by the exons ATGGCCTCCAAGTGCCCCAAGTGCGACAAGACCGTGTACTTCG CTGAGAAGGTGAGCTCCCTGGGCAAAGACTGGCACAGATTCTGCCTCAGGTGCGAGCACTGCAGCAAGACGCTGACCCCTGGGGGCCATGCCGAG CATGATGGAAAGCCCTTCTGCCACAAGCCCTGCTATGCCACGCTGTTTGGACCCAAAG GGGTGAACATCGGAGGGGCCGGCTCCTACATCTACGAGAAGCCCTCTGCCGAGAAACCCCAGGTCACCGGCCCCATCGAGGTCCCGGTGGCCCGAACTGAGGAGCGGAAAGCCAGCGGCCCCCCGAAGGGGCCCAGCAGAG cctccagcgTCACCACGTTCACCGGGGAGCCCAACATGTGTCCTCGCTGCAACAAGAGGGTCTACTTCG ccGAGAAGGTGACGTCTCTGGGCAAGGACTGGCACCGGCCGTGCCTGCGCTGCGAGCGCTGTGGGAAGACGCTGACCCCGGGCGGGCACGCGGAG CACGATGGCCAGCCCTACTGCCACAAGCCCTGCTACGGAATACTCTTCGGACCCAAGG GAGTGAACACGGGAGCCGTGGGCAGCTACATCTATGACAAGGACCCTGAAGGCAAAGCTCAGCCCTAG
- the CRIP1 gene encoding cysteine-rich protein 1 — MPKCPKCSKEVYFAERVTSLGKDWHRPCLKCEKCGKTLTSGGHAEHEGKPYCNHPCYAAMFGPKGFGRGGAESHTFK; from the exons ATGCCCAAGTGCCCCAAGTGCAGCAAAGAGGTGTACTTTG CTGAGCGGGTGACTTCCCTGGGGAAGGACTGGCATCGGCCTTGTCTCAAGTGTGAGAAATGTGGGAAGACGCTGACCTCCGGGGGTCATGCCGAG CATGAAGGCAAGCCCTACTGCAACCACCCCTGCTACGCGGCCATGTTCGGACCCAAAG GCTTTGGGCGCGGCGGAGCCGAGAGCCACACTTTCAAGTAA